A single Cryptococcus deuterogattii R265 chromosome 2, complete sequence DNA region contains:
- a CDS encoding aldehyde dehydrogenase (NAD+) yields the protein MSATVAGVTFNTGLYINGKWKNGRGQPLQSVNPATEEVIAEVQTASKEDVDDAVKAARHCFETTWGTEVSSQLRGQLLFKLADSMEEAMEELAKLEYLDSGKPLAWCKADIEDSVACLRYYAGAADKIQGSVIELDDKNKHALARKEPIGVCAQIVPWNYPLLMMIWKIAPALAAGCTIVFKPAEQTPLSTLKFAELFEPSGYPAGVFNLVNGLGRTTGDALSRHMDVDKIAFTGSTITGRRIAIAAAESNLKSVTLELGGKSANVIFDDANLKEAAKWAAFGVYENMGQSCSAGSRVLVQDSIYDQFMTHFKAAAEAIKVGDPADRDTFQGPQVNETQFKKILDYIESGKRDGAKLLTGGSRHGSKGYFIQPTIFGDVTMDMKIAKEEIFGPVASVIRFKDEADAISIANDSEYGLAAAVHSQNYARVQRVTRKLKAGTVWINQYVALSHQVPFGGYKQSGWGRELGLEGLEPYLITKSVHHYYGDDFEWPIKL from the exons ATGAGTGCCACTGTCGCCGGAGTTACATTCAACACAGGTTTGTATATTAatggaaaatggaagaacGGACGGGGTCAGCCCCTTCAGTCAGTGAACCCTGCTACAGAGGAAGTTATTGCAGAA GTTCAAACCGCCAGCAAAGAAGACGTCGATGATGCCGTGAAAGCCGCAAGGCATTGCTTCGAAACTACTTGGGGTACTGAAGTATCGTCCCAACTACGGGGCCAGCTGCTTTTCAAGCTAGCCGACAGTATGGAGGAGGCAATGGAAGAATTGGCGAAGCTGGAATATCTTGATTCAGGCAAACCTCTCGCTTGGTGCAAAGCCGACATCGAAGACTCAGTAGCCTGTCTAAGGTACTATGCTG GCGCGGCCGACAAGATACAAGGATCAGTGATCGAGCTTGACGACAAGAATAAGCATGCTTTGGCCCGCAAGGAGCCCATCGG TGTTTGCGCTCAGATTGTACCTTGGAATTATCCTCTCTTAATGATGATTTG GAAAATTGCACCTGCTCTGGCTGCTGGCTGCACTATCGTTTTCAAGCCCGCTGAGCAAACACCTCTCTCTACTCTCAAGTTTGCCGAGCTGTTTGAGCCCTCAGG ATACCCTGCTGGAGTTTTCAACTTGGTCAACGGCCTTGGTCGAACAACCGGAGATGCTCTCTCAAGGCATATGGACGTTGATAAAATCGCCTTCACTGGTTCCACAATCACTGGACGACGCATTGCCATTGCTGCAGCAGAATCTAATCTGAAATCTGTTACTCTGGAGCTTGGCGGAAAATCCGCTAATGTCATCTTCGACGACGCGAACCTTAAGGAAGCTGCGAAGTGGGCAGCATTTGGCGTATACGAGAATATGG GTCAATCATGCAGCGCTGGGTCAAGGGTGCTTGTGCAAGATTCAATCTATGATCAGTTCATGACGCATTTCAAAGCTGCAGCTGAGGCCATCAAGGTCGGCGATCCGGCGGATCGGGATACTTTCCAAGGACCGCAAGTCAATGAGACGCAATTCAAAAAGATCCTCGATTATATTGAGAGTGGCAAGCGGGATGGGGCGAAACTGTTGACCGGCGGCAGCAGACATGGGTCCAAAGGGTACTTCATCCAACCAACAATATTTGGAGACGTCACTATGGATATGAAGATcgccaaggaagagatatTTGGCCCTGTAGCTTCTGTCATCCGCTTCAAAGATGAGGCTGACGCTATATCGATCGCCAATGATAGCGAA TACGGTTTGGCCGCCGCTGTTCATTCTCAGAACTACGCTCGAGTTCAACGAGTTACACGCAAGTTGAAGGCAGGTACCGTATGGATTAACCAA TACGTAGCACTCTCTCATCAGGTTCCTTTTGGTGGATATAAGCAATCTGGATGGGGACGGGAATTGGGATTGGAAGGTCTCGAGCCTTATCTTATCACAAAGTCAGTTCACCATTATTATGGAGATGATTTTGAGTGGCCCATCAAGTTATAA
- a CDS encoding 2,4-dihydroxyhept-2-ene-1,7-dioic acid aldolase, with protein sequence MLHPVSSVHHRLFCDSIVVSTPSIATNTNTKSMEKRTYLRNALLAGKPGIGMWLTLPGSALAKTVATIPGFNWILIDAEHGQITDRDYFDLNNHITAEGVSPIIRIPADEPWLIKRALDSGAHGLMIPMCHNAEVAKKVVSSSKYAARGTRGCGSPFTQMIFGVPEAQYEATCNDNLLVIVQIESAEGVKNVESIAAVDGVDVLFVGPFDLAKSMDIEFGSKEHEAAIARTLKACKDNGKKAAIFCMTGAQSKKRLQQGFDMVSIATDTDSIIREFSRQLEDVKA encoded by the exons ATGCTTCATCCTGTCTCATCAGTACATCATCGACTCTTTTGCGACTCTATTGTAGTATCGACTCCTTCCATAGCTACCAACACAAACACTAAATCAATGGAAAAGCGAACCTATCTCAGAAACGCCCTTCTCGCTGGAAAACCCGGTATTGGCATGTGGCTCAC CTTGCCTGGGTCCGCGTTGGCCAAGACCGTAGCCACTATCCCTGGCTTCAACTGGATTCTCATTGATGCCGAGCATGGCCAGATTACAGACAGGGACTACTTTGAT CTTAACAATCATATCACCGCTGAAGGCGTTTCACCCATTATCCGTATCCCCGCCGATGAGCCCTGGTTGATAAAGCGGGCCCTCGACTCAGGAGCTCATGGATTGATGATCCCTATGTGTCACAACGCT GAAGTCGCCAAAAAGGTCGTCTCTTCCAGCAAGTACGCTGCTCGAGGCACTCGAGGATGTGGTTCACCTTTCACTCAGATGATCTTCGGTGTCCCTGAAGCTCAATATGAAGCAACTTGCAACGACAACTTGTTGGTCATTGTCCAAATCGAGTCTGCAGAGGGTGTGAAAAATGTGGAGTCCATTGCTGCTGTCGATGGAGTGGATGTTCTTTTCGTTG GCCCCTTCGACCTTGCCAAGTCTATGGACATCGAGTTCGGAAGCAAGGAACACGAGGCAGCTATTGCTCGAACTCTTAAGGCTTGTAAAGATAACGGCAAGAAGGCAGCCATCTTTT GTATGACCGGCGCCCAGTCCAAGAAGCGTTTGCAGCAGGGCTTCGATATGGTTTCAATCGCCACCGATACTGATTCTATAATTCGAGAGTTCTCAAGGCAGCTCGAAGACGTGAAGGCCTAA
- a CDS encoding glycolate oxidase — MNRHVLNNGVYTLSDLEEESKKTLPQMVHEFYNGGAMDMITCRENVEAFNQYRIRPRILVDVGNIDMSVEIFGQKVAAPLGFSPTAFQRLAHPDGEIATSMAASKAGIPMCLSTYSTTSIEDVVTAGQGAIPYVMQLSVMKSREANLEIIRRAEKAGCKAVFVTVDCAVLGRRLNEARNNFTLPDHIELPHMPADCDWRNLVVEDDRLKYDASCTWKTLVDWARSHTKMQIWLKGVYTAEDVILAIEYGLDGVVVSNHGGRQLDSVTATLDALPEVVEAAAGRIPVHIDSGIRRGTDIFKALALGADHVWLGRAVIWGLAHDGEAGVSLAINLLLDELRTTMILAGCANIKQITKAHLARRGLDGRLHKL, encoded by the exons ATGAATCGTCACGTACTCAACAATGGCGTCTATACGCTCTCTgaccttgaggaagagtcCAAAAAGACTTTGCCACAGATGGTCCATGAGTTTTACAACGGTGGTGCCATGGACATGATCAC TTGCCGGGAAAACGTCGAGGCATTTAACCAATACAGAATTCGCCCCCGTATTTTGGTCGATGTTGGCAACATTGACATGTCGGTAGAGATTTTTGGCCAAAAG GTTGCCGCCCCTCTTGGATTTTCTCCCACAGCCTTTCAAAGACTCGCTCACCCTGATGGGGAGATAGCAACGTCGATGGCGGCTTCCAAAGCTGGCATTCCTATGTGTCTTTCTACCTATTCAACAACTTCTATTGAAGACGTCGTGACCGCCGGTCAAGGGGCCATCCCTTATGTGATGCAATTGAGTGTAATGAAGTCACGTGAAGCGAATTTGGAAATTATCCGCAGGGCTGAAA AGGCGGGATGTAAGGCTGTTTTCGTCACTGTAGACTGTGCAGTCTTGGGAAGACGACTGAACGAAGCGCGAAATAACTTTACTCTCCCTGACCATATCGAATTGCCTCATATGCCCGCTGATTGCGACTGGCGTAACTTggtggtagaagatgaccGCTTGAAGTATG ATGCTTCCTGTACCTGGAAGACTCTTGTAGACTGGGCACGATCACACACCAAAATGCAGATTTGGCTCAAGGGCG TCTATACTGCGGAGGATGTCATTTTGGCTATTGAATACGGCCTTGATGGCGTAGTAGTATCGAACCACGGTGGTAGACAACTCGATTCAGTGACAGCTACTTTAGATGCTCTGCCTGAAGTGGTCGAGGCTGCTGCCGGGCGTATCCCCGTCCATATCGATTCCGGAATCAGGCGAGGGActgacatcttcaaagcccTTGCTCTCGGAGCTGATCACGTATGGCTTGGCCGGGCGGTAATTTGGGGTTTGGCGCATGATGGTGAAGCCGGAGTTTCCCTCGCCATTAACCTCTTGCTCGATGAGCTTCGCACGACTATGATATTGGCTGG ATGTGCCAATATTAAACAGATCACAAAGGCCCATCTTGCTCGCAGAGGATTGGACGGTCGCCTTCATAAATTGTAG
- a CDS encoding 26S proteasome regulatory subunit N5, giving the protein MAVISHLTSSYQHEPVFNMSLNNRKQERDFTAEVKALQPEAEQLAKSGKLEEAIDKITVLEKQTRNASDMSSTSILLVLIARLCWEANDLDQLNNQLTLMSKKHGQLKEPIVRMVDEAMVWLSALKEQKEQGNFRSGKDRWLELVKTLRDITEGKIFLELQRARLTVMLSAYHEALAETAPKEAPPSAIPEPSSSTKPEDKEKSKAEPVTAKEHLDVAADLMSDLQVETYSSMDKREKTEFILEQMRLESLRGNWVRVRVGSRKINRVYLKEKDSQDIKLRYYDLMVQLALQDDEYLEACQAYQEVWDTEEVKNDSAKELSVIENIMIYVVLASYNNEQSDMLHKLYANTALQKAPLHFDLLKCFVTKELMRWSGIEGIYGPTLRQSPVFAPGSTLGKKIGTTEKSQKDIEKNFDNPGDARWDQLHKRIIEHNIRVIASYYTRITIQRLTELLDLPLLTTERTLCKLVTDKSVYARIDRPAGIVDFRKKRNVNDVLNAWSGDVSKMLDLVEKTSHLVSKEYAMHEAVKGKKVPA; this is encoded by the exons ATGGCTgtcatctcccatcttACTTCGTCTTATCAGCACGAACCTGTATTCAATATGTCTCTCAACAATAGAAAGCAGGAAAGAGATTTCACTGCCGAGGTGAAAGCACTCCAGCCAGAGGCTGAGCAGCTGGCAAAG AGCggcaagcttgaagaagctatTGACAAGATTACAGTTTTAGAAAAGCAGACTCGTAATGCCTCCGACATGTCCTCCACCTCTATCCTTCTCGTTCTTATCGCCCGTTTATGTTGGGAAGCCAACGATCTGGACCAGCTGAATAATCAATTGACCCTCATGTCTAAGAAGCACGGACAGCTTAAAGAGCCCATTGTGAGGATGGTAGATGAGGCGATGGTGTGGCTATCTGCGTTAAAGGAGcaaaaagaacaaggcaATTTCCGAAGCGGGAAGGATAGATGGCTGGAGCTGGTTAAGACGTTGAGGGATATCACGGAGGGCAAG ATCTTCTTGGAACTTCAAAGGGCAAGGTTAACTGTCATGCTCTCGGCATATCATGAAGCTCTTGCGGAGACTGCTCCCAAAGAGGCTCCAC CTTCAGCAATTCCTGAACCTTCGTCTTCTACTAAGCCtgaagacaaggagaaatCCAAGGCTGAGCCTGTCACTGCCAAAGAGCATCTTGACGTCGCAGCGGACCTCATGTCTGACTTACAAGTTGAGACCTATTCCAGTATGGATAAGCGTGAAAAAACTGAGTT CATCTTGGAACAAATGAGATTAGAAAGTCTGAGAGGCAATTGGGTACGAGTCAGAGTTGGGTCAAGGAAGATCAACCGGGTCTATctgaaagagaaggacagCCAG GATATTAAACTGCGATACTATGATTTGATGGTGCAATTGGCTTTGCAAGATGACGAATACCTTGAAGCTTGTCAGGCGTATCAGGAAGTATGGGATACAGAAGAAGTTAAGAATGACTCTGCGAAAGAACTCAGC GTCATCGAGAATATCATGATTTATGTTGTTCTCGCATCCTATAACAACGAACAGTCCGACATGCTTCATAAGCTGTATGCCAACACTGCTCTGCAAAAAGCACCTCTTCATTT CGATCTCCTCAAATGCTTCGTTACGAAGGAACTAATGCGTTGGTCCGGAATTGAAGGCATCTATGGCCCTACTCTTCGTCAGTCCCCTGTTTTCGCCCCCGGATCAACACtaggcaagaagattggcACCACGGAGAAATCTCAGAAGGATATTGAGAAGAATTTTGACAACCCTGGTGATGCCCGATGGGATCAGTTGCACAAGAGGATTATCGAACAC AACATTCGGGTTATAGCATCATATTACACCCGCATAACAATCCAGCGGCTCACGGAACTTCTCGACCTGCCCTTACTCACTACCGAACGGACGCTCTGCAAGCTTGTGACTGACAAAAGTGTCTACGCCCGAATTGATCGCCCGGCGGGTATTGTCGACttcagaaagaagagaaatgtGAACGATGTACTGAATGCTTGGAGTGGAGATGTCAGCAAGATGCTTgatttggtggagaagactAGTCATCTGGTTTCAAAGGAGTACGCAATGCATGAGGCAGTAAAGGGTAAGAAGGTTCCAGCATAG
- a CDS encoding ubiquitin-conjugating enzyme 4: protein MAPTRPPNVEMATKRIKKEIADLAKEDLGSIILAPEETNILHWKARIPGPVGSPYEGGVFDVDIRVPHDYPFSPPHLQFMTKVYHCNVASNGAICLDLLKTAWSPALSLYKVILSLSSLLTDPNPADPLVPPIASEYRNNRRKHDATAREWVKKFALPKSNPPPAQLKTKLQPPALRRTISRSLPASTSPAPPPQVVGQRRVILEVGDSDDEGDIQIMGDSSRGNSSQPAAVTTNGGGRQKRARTSGQGGSAGDAIVIDE from the exons atgGCACCCACACGCCCACCAAACGTCGAAATGGCCACCAAGCGCATTAAGAAAGAGATAGCAGACTTGGCCAAGGAAGATCTAGgttccatcatccttgctCCTGAAGAAACCAACATCTTACACTGGAAGGCGAGAATACCTGGACCTGTTGGTTCGCCTTACGAGGGTGGCGTTTTTGATGTAGACATTAGAGTGCCTCATGATTATCC CTTTTCACCCCCTCATCTGCAATTCATGACCAAGGTCTATCATTGTAATGTGGCGTCTAACGGTGCTATCT GTCTTGAT CTCTTGAAAACCGCATGGTCTCCCGCCCTCTCATTATATAAAGTCATACTCTCTTTGTCCTCCCTCTTGACCGATCCAAATCCCGCAGATCCCTTAGTTCCTCCCATCGCTTCGGAATATCGGAACAATAGAAGAAAACACGACGCGACTGCCAGAGAATGGGTCAAAAA GTTCGCACTGCCTAAATCGAATCCACCACCTGCGCAGCTCAAAACAAAGCTTCAGCCGCCTGCCCTGCGCCGCACAATTTCACGCTCTCTCCCTGCTTCTACTTCGCCTGCCCCTCCACCGCAGGTTGTCGGTCAAAGGCGCGTCATTCTAGAAGTAGGAGATTCcgacgatgaaggtgatATACAAATAATGGGAGATAGCTCTCGAGGAAATAGCAGCCAACCAGCAGCAGTAACGACCAATGGAGGGGGGAGACaaaaaagggcaagaactagtggacaaggaggaagcgCAGGGGATGCGATTGTTATCGATGAGTAG